One Gemmatimonadaceae bacterium DNA window includes the following coding sequences:
- a CDS encoding FAD binding domain-containing protein, with product MIPAAFEYTRARSLADALKAVGAKNTKVICGGQSLIPLLRFRLAQPKRLVDIAHLDALRGIARGKGSGVRIGAATTYREVLESKLLSKNVPLLAEVASHIGDLQLRNVGTIGGGLAHADPAADMPAAMLALGATFVLRSARAVRTVAAHAFFRGPFETAMKPSELLIEIHVPVTTKGTGTAYESFEQAASGYSLVGAAAVVARAKGKVVAARLAFAGLADTPFLSNAADQIVGTDGGTEAVSRAARATATGVRANGDIHASAEYRLHLATVAARRALLRAIDRAS from the coding sequence TTCCCGCCGCCTTCGAATACACGCGTGCGCGGTCTCTTGCCGACGCCCTCAAGGCCGTCGGCGCGAAGAACACCAAGGTGATCTGCGGGGGCCAGAGCCTCATCCCCCTGCTCCGGTTCCGCCTCGCGCAGCCCAAGCGGCTGGTCGACATCGCGCACCTCGACGCGCTGCGGGGGATCGCCCGCGGAAAAGGAAGCGGGGTGCGCATCGGCGCCGCCACGACGTATCGCGAGGTGCTCGAATCGAAGCTGTTGTCGAAGAACGTGCCGCTCCTTGCCGAGGTCGCCTCCCACATCGGGGACCTGCAGCTGCGCAACGTGGGCACCATCGGCGGCGGGCTCGCCCACGCCGACCCGGCCGCCGACATGCCGGCGGCGATGCTGGCCCTCGGCGCGACCTTCGTACTCCGATCCGCTCGTGCGGTGCGCACCGTCGCGGCGCACGCGTTCTTCCGCGGGCCGTTCGAGACCGCGATGAAACCGAGCGAACTCCTGATCGAGATTCACGTGCCGGTCACCACGAAGGGAACCGGAACGGCATATGAGTCTTTCGAGCAAGCGGCGTCGGGCTACTCGCTGGTCGGGGCCGCTGCGGTCGTGGCACGCGCCAAGGGCAAGGTCGTCGCCGCACGACTGGCCTTTGCCGGGCTCGCCGACACGCCCTTCCTGAGTAACGCTGCGGATCAGATCGTGGGAACCGACGGCGGCACGGAAGCCGTGAGCCGCGCGGCCCGTGCCACGGCCACCGGCGTGCGTGCGAATGGCGATATCCACGCCTCGGCTGAATACCGTCTCCACCTCGCCACGGTGGCTGCGCGCCGCGCCCTTCTCCGCGCAATCGACCGAGCGTCGTAG
- a CDS encoding carbon monoxide dehydrogenase subunit G, translated as MRLELAGEQAIAAPVHVVWERLMDHQYVASCSPDVETVSVADDTHFEVIARLGVGSVKLRFTLHVELSDLEPPASAQLSVRGEAPGSAARARCTATLVSLAPDSTRLDWAVAADLHGTVANVGARMLGGTVERISAAFWSKFAAHVKRGPRSRARGKTQ; from the coding sequence GTGCGCCTCGAACTCGCCGGCGAGCAGGCGATTGCCGCGCCGGTCCACGTGGTGTGGGAGCGGCTGATGGACCACCAGTATGTGGCGTCGTGCTCGCCCGACGTGGAGACCGTCAGCGTGGCCGACGACACGCACTTCGAAGTGATCGCGCGGCTCGGCGTGGGAAGCGTCAAGCTTCGTTTCACGCTGCACGTGGAGTTGTCCGACCTCGAACCACCCGCGAGCGCGCAACTGTCGGTGAGGGGGGAAGCGCCAGGGTCGGCCGCCCGGGCCAGGTGCACCGCAACGCTGGTTTCGCTCGCGCCGGACTCCACACGCCTCGACTGGGCGGTGGCGGCGGACCTGCACGGCACCGTCGCCAACGTCGGGGCGCGGATGCTCGGCGGAACCGTCGAGCGCATCAGCGCCGCGTTCTGGAGCAAGTTTGCCGCCCACGTGAAGCGCGGCCCGCGCAGCCGAGCACGGGGAAAGACGCAATGA